A stretch of DNA from Malus sylvestris chromosome 9, drMalSylv7.2, whole genome shotgun sequence:
TTGTTATAATTAGCACCAGTAAGGACATCAGTTTAATCTCGAACAAAGCTCCGCTGCCAGTTTCGGCATTATTGTTCTCCCCAACCTTGAAACCCATGATTGTGCTGATTCTTTATCGGGACCAGGccaaaaaacacaaacagagaaagaaaaaaaaaaggattaaacTTGTGTTTGAGAGAGAAAACATGAGTATGGTATATAAAAATGTTGTAGGCAAGGTAGGTAGCATTGTTTCTTGTTACTTTTTTCTACCTGATTTGGCTTCCCGTATATTTTGGGTCCCTACGATTGTGAAGTTACCCATTTTGATCCAAAATGGAGGCAGGGTACTTATGCTTCTTGTTTTGGAGAGATAGTTTAATTAAATGTGTCATGTATCAAAAAAGGTTTACTtttaaaaaacataaacaaagtTCATTGAGTGAGTAACGCCACTAAAACTACGCATACAATGCAAAAGAGAACCTCTTGTTTGTTTGGCAGGTAATTCCTGTTTCAATCAACAGAGAGATAATGTGGCTTAGTAAACATTGGATAGATCATGCTTATAGGAGTGGTATTGTTCATTGCTCGTTGGCCAACTTGCTTTATTCCCTgattttcaaaaatattattgTGGGATAGAAACATCAGGTTAATTATTGTGTGTGTCATTATTATGttaattttgataaaatttAATGTATATATGAGTTATACAAAACAACGACGATAATTGATAACACTACGTAATACTCTAACTATGAACATTAAAACATTTCCCTAATATCACGCCGTTCTTCACGTTTTGCATCCACACACAAGCAATCGTGAAAGACGACGACAATTGATTTTGAACGTAAATGATGAAACTGATGACTCAAGGATAAACTGCAGAATAATGGATCACACATAGGCAATCTGTATAGTACCACGTGTCGAAAAAGTCAGCTGAAGGATGCAGCCTAccaactaggggtgggttcaaaaaaccgaaaaccaaaccgaaccgaggccgaaaaaaactgaaccgaaaaaacaccgaaccgaatctgaatggttcggtttcggtttttgaggttcggaaaccgaaccaaaccgaaccgaaccgatatatatatttaatttttttttaaatattataaatagtttagtcatGCAATCATAACAAAACATACCTTGTTGCTAAGTTGGTTTCGGTGAACCTTTTCAAGCCCCAAGGCACGGGTTCGATCCTCCAGGATGTCTgagatgtttttttattttttggagaaCTTAACAAAACCCTTTAACCCTTTAACCCTAGCAACCATACCcataccttttattttttttcattcccttcctctctctcgtTCCCAGCCTCCTCTCCTCCAGTGTAACCCCAACCCAGCGCAGCCGAGCCTCCTCTCTCTCGCCGAGCCTCCTCTCCTCCAGATGTCCGATCGATGCCGGTGCGCAAGGACGACGAGGTCCACATCGAGCGGATCACCCGAGAGAAGGTGAACGGGTCCACCGTCAATGTCGGCATCAACCCCTCCAAGGTCGTCATCACCAAGCTCCGCCTCGACAAGGACCGCAAGTCTCTGCTGGACCGCAAGGCCAAGGGCCGCCCCGTCACTGACAAGGACAAAGGCACCAAGTTCACCGCAGAGGATATCATGCAAAACGTCGATTGATTTCGATCGATTTCATTTGGGTTCGTGTTTttgttattgaaatgaaattaGCGACTGTCAAGTTAAACACTTTAGTTTTGATTATGCTTTAATGGATTTGGCGTTTAATCTAATCTTcgatttgagaaaaaaaaaatttggttctGCACTGTGATGCTTGCTTGTTCTGCACTCTCGCCATGTCTGCACTGGTGATTAAATTCTGGATGAAGCATTTACATTTTTCGGGATGCTGGATGAAGCAATGAAGTAGCTGTTAATTGTTCTTTACAACCCAATGCCAAAAAGTACAGCAG
This window harbors:
- the LOC126582600 gene encoding 60S ribosomal protein L26-1-like; protein product: MSEMFFYFLENLTKPFNPLTLATIPIPFIFFHSLPLSPEPPLSRRASSPPDVRSMPVRKDDEVHIERITREKVNGSTVNVGINPSKVVITKLRLDKDRKSLLDRKAKGRPVTDKDKGTKFTAEDIMQNVD